The Helianthus annuus cultivar XRQ/B chromosome 16, HanXRQr2.0-SUNRISE, whole genome shotgun sequence genome includes a window with the following:
- the LOC110920089 gene encoding uncharacterized protein LOC110920089 has protein sequence MWLLPEAWRDLYRVLNQIDLVQVNPDVSDQVFWKDGNDLNNFSSSGVWNSIRTREADVDWFKIVWFSQCIPRHAFLMWLIMRGKLLTQDKILQWDFARRKNMNMMCCLLCYADVDSHAHLFFECKFSSQVWCSVRNKGGMASVGSKWDTIVAWLSSRASSKSAINFVSRIVVATTAYIVWQEQNARLFKNHARPPDVLCEIILATVRYKLMGLKFKHTVRVRSLLDDWGIHGDSVIDNGG, from the coding sequence ATGTGGCTTTTACCGGAGGCTTGGAGAGACTTATACCGTGTTCTTAATCAAATTGATCTCGTACAAGTTAATCCGGATGTTAGCGACCAGGTTTTTTGGAAAGATGGTAATGATCTAAATAATTTCTCGTCTTCGGGAGTATGGAATTCGATCAGAACCAGGGAGGCCGATGTGGATTGGTTTAAGATTGTTTGGTTCTCTCAATGTATCCCGAGGCATGCTTTCTTAATGTGGCTTATCATGCGTGGTAAGCTCTTGACTCAAGATAAAATTTTACAATGGGATTTTGCGAGACGAAaaaacatgaatatgatgtgttGCTTGTTATGCTATGCGGATGTTGATTCTCATGCCCATCTCTTCTTTGAATGCAAATTTTCATCCCAAGTTTGGTGTTCGGTCAGAAATAAAGGGGGTATGGCTTCAGTGGGTTCTAAATGGGATACTATTGTTGCTTGGCTTTCGTCTCGGGCCAGTTCGAAGTCTGCCATCAATTTTGTTAGTAGAATTGTTGTTGCGACGACGGCGTACATAGTTTGGCAGGAACAGAATGCTAGACTGTTCAAGAACCATGCGAGACCGCCTGATGTGTTATGTGAGATAATTCTAGCTACGGTTCGTTACAAGTTAATGGGTTTGAAGTTCAAACACACGGTTAGAGTGAGGAGCTTGCTGGATGATTGGGGGATTCATGGAGATAGCGTCATCGATAATGGCGGTTGA
- the LOC110918195 gene encoding protein transport protein SEC31 homolog B isoform X2, producing the protein MDTSACIKEVNRSASVAFAPDAPYIAAGTMAGAVDMSFSSSANLEIFQLDFQSDDRKLPLAGAIPSSEPFNRLSWGKSPVSGSEEFSLGLVAGGLVDGNIGIWNPRILISSEENEGALIQQLSRHRGPVRGLEFSSLSPNHLASGAEEGEICIWDIAKPAEPTHFPPLKGSASAKQGEISFLSWNRKVQPILASTSINGTTVVWDLRKQKPIISFSDSVRRRCSVLQWHPDFATQLIVASDDDSSPSLRIWDMRNTMSPLRELVGHDKGVVAMSWCPSDSSYLLTCAKDNRTICWDTNSAEIVSELPAGTNWNFDVHWYPKIPGIISASSFDGKIGIYNIEACARYGAGANYYGSAPLKAPKWYQRKAGVSFGFGGKLVSFHSTGSSGPSEVNVHDLVTEHNLVTTSSEFEDAMRSGDRSTLRLLCDKKSQESESEEEKETWGFLKVMFEDDGTARSKLLNHLGFTLPAEANEDVQELSQEISSLNFEEQETNKEAFIGGNQTPIDNGEDFFNNLPSPKCDTPVSTPGKNAEEYVPNFEESPKESDLHVGTNDPSFNDAVQRALVVGDYKGAVAQCIAADKMADALVIAQVGGASLWETTRDQYLKKNRSPYLKVVAAMVNNDLVSLVNTRPLKSWKETLALLCTFAQREEWTLLCDTLAARLVASGNTLAATLCYICAGNIDKTVEIWSKNVTGEHKGESYVDLLQDLMEKTVVLALATGQKRFSASLCKLVEKYAEILASQGLLTTAMEYLKLMGTEDLSPELVILRDRIALSSEPEKETTRSTDYVHTQPQMGAVYGTHQQTNSVEPSRNYYQDGSSYQQPSEPLYNTQYQQPQQPSLFVPTPAAHVPPAGFNPPPVTTQPAPKVFVPTTPPVMRNADQYQQPPTLGSQLYPGNANPVYQPGPPGPVSLGPVPSPMVATTGPKISHGVTPPVRGFMPVNNTGLQRPSSTQMQPSTPPPPSAPPAAPPTVQTADVSNVPAQQRGVIGTLTRLFNETSEALGGSNAAPAKRREIDDNSKKIGALFAKLNSGDISKNAAEKLVQLCQSLDRGDFATALKIQVDLTTSDWDECSFWLATLKRMIKTRQNVR; encoded by the exons ATGGATACATCCGCTTGCATAAAAGAGGTTAACAGATCGGCATCGGTCGCCTTCGCTCCCGATGCGCCGTACATCGCCGCCGGCACCATGGCCGGAGCCGTCGACATGTCGTTCAGCTCCTCCGCGAATCTCGAGATCTTCCAGCTTGATTTCCAATCCGACGATCGTAAACTTCCGTTAGCTGGCGCTATTCCTAGTTCCGAACCGTTTAATCGGTTATCCTGGGGGAAATCACCGGTGTCTGGTTCGGAAGAATTCTCACTCGGTCTCGTTGCCGGTGGTCTTGTTGATGGAAATATCGGTATCTGGAATCCAAGGATACTTATCAG TTCTGAAGAAAATGAAGGCGCTCTTATTCAACAACTATCAAGGCATAGAGGGCCT GTTCGTGGTCTTGAGTTTAGTAGTCTGTCACCAAACCATCTAGCTTCTGGTGCTGAAGAAGGGGAAATCTGTATATGGGATATCGCAAAACCAGCAGAACCTACACATTTTCCTCCCCTCAAG GGAAGTGCATCAGCTAAACAGGGTGAGATCTCTTTCTTATCGTGGAACAGGAAAGTTCAGCCCATATTGGCATCCACCTCTATTAATGGGACAACTG TGGTTTGGGACCTCAGGAAGCAAAAACCAATTATAAG TTTTTCAGATTCAGTTAGAAGACGATGCTCTGTTTTACAGTGGCATCCTGATTTTGCCACTCAGCTGATTGTTGCTTCAGATGATGATAGTTCACCTTCTTTGAGG ATATGGGATATGCGTAACACAATGTCACCACTGCGAGAGTTGGTAGGTCACGATAAAG GTGTCGTTGCTATGTCATGGTGTCCCAGTGACAGCTCGTATTTGCTTACATGTGCCAAAGATAACCGTACTATTTGCTGGGACACCAACTCTGCTGAG ATCGTATCTGAACTTCCAGCTGGCACCAACTGGAATTTTGACGTTCACTGGTATCCAAAGATACCAGGGATCATATCGGCTTCTTCTTTTGATGGGAAAATTGGCATTTATAATATTGAG GCTTGTGCACGATACGGTGCTGGTGCGAATTATTATGGTTCAG CACCATTAAAAGCCCCGAAATGGTATCAACGTAAAGCTGGAGTATCTTTTGGTTTTGGTGGAAAGCTTGTTTCTTTTCACTCAACTGGCTCTTCTGGACCATCAGAG GTTAATGTGCATGACTTGGTTACCGAGCACAATTTAGTGACTACTTCATCTGAATTTGAAGATGCAATGAGAAGTGGAGATAGATCTACGTTAAGGCTTCTTTGTGACAAAAAATCTCAAGAGTCTGA ATCTGAGGAGGAAAAAGAAACATGGGGATTTTTGAAAGTGATGTTTGAAGATGACGGGACCGCAAGATCGAAGCTTTTGAACCACCTTGGCTTTACATTACCCGCAGAAGCGAATGAGGATGTGCAAGAGTTATCTCAAGAAATAAGTTCTCTAAACTTCGAAGAACAAGAAACAAATAAAGAAGCATTTATCGGTGGCAACCAAACACCAATTGATAATGGCGAAGATTTCTTCAACAATCTTCCAAGTCCTAAATGTGATACACCCGTCTCAACTCCTGGCAAAAACGCTGAAGAATACGTTCCTAATTTCGAAGAATCACCTAAGGAAAGTGATTTACATGTGGGGACCAATGACCCTTCGTTTAACGATGCTGTACAACGCGCTTTGGTTGTTGGGGATTATAAGGGAGCTGTTGCACAGTGCATAGCTGCAGATAAGATGGCTGATGCTTTAGTTATCGCACAGGTTGGCGGTGCTTCCCTTTGGGAGACCACACGCGATCAATACCTAAAGAAGAATCGTTCTCCTTACCTTAAG GTTGTTGCTGCAATGGTAAATAATGACTTAGTTAGTCTGGTAAATACCAGGCCCCTGAAATCCTGGAAGGAAACACTAGCTCTTCTATGCACT TTTGCCCAAAGGGAGGAATGGACTTTACTTTGTGACACCCTTGCAGCTAGGCTTGTGGCTTCTGGTAATACACTAGCTGCAACTCTTTGTTACATATGTGCTGGCAACATTGATAAAACAGTTGAAATTTGGTCAAAGAACGTTACTGGTGAACACAAGGGTGAATCCTATGTTGACCTTCTTCAG gATTTAATGGAAAAGACGGTGGTTCTTGCTTTAGCAACTGGTCAGAAGAGATTCAGTGCTTCTTTATGCAAACTTGTTGAAAAATATGCTGAAATATTAGCAAGTCAAGGACTTTTGACCACAGCTATGGAATATTTGAAACTAATGGGCACTGAAGATTTATCCCCTGAACTTGTTATTTTAAGAGATCGTATCGCACTCTCATCTGAAccag AGAAAGAGACAACACGGTCTACAGATTATGTTCACACTCAACCACAAATGGGAGCTGTGTATGGTACACACCAGCAAACAAACTCTGTTGAACCTTCTAGAAACTATTATCAG GATGGGAGCTCTTACCAACAACCATCTGAACCTTTATACAATACTCAATATCAACAGCCGCAACAACCTTCTCTGTTTGTTCCAACTCCTGCAGCGCATGTTCCACCT gcgggatttaaTCCACCTCCAGTGACAACTCAGCCTGCACCGAAAGTCTTTGTTCCGACAACACCTCCTGTTATGAGAAACGCTGATCAATACCAGCAGCCTCCCACTTTGGGTTCCCAGTTATACCct GGGAATGCTAATCCTGTTTACCAACCTGGACCACCTGGGCCTGTTTCACTTGGGCCCGTTCCGTCTCCAATGGTTGCAACCACCGGGCCGAAGATATCACACGGTGTGACACCACCAGTCAGGGGGTTTATGCCCGTTAATAATACAGGATTACAAAGACCTTCCTCTACTCAAATGCAACCGTCTACTCCTCCACCGCCTTCCGCCCCTCCTGCCGCTCCTCCAACTGTACAGACAGCTGATGTGTCAAATGTACCTG CCCAGCAAAGGGGAGTTATTGGAACTCTGACAAGACTTTTCAATGAGACATCAGAAGCATTGGGAGGGTCAAACGCTGCGCCAGCTAAGCGGCGGGAAATCGATGATAACTCCAAGAAAATTGGTGCCTTGTTTGCGAAGCTAAATAGTGGTGATATATCAAAGAATGCTGCTGAAAAGCTTGTGCAGCTTTGTCAGTCGTTGGATCGTGGTGATTTTGCTACTGCTCTCAAAATTCAG gtGGATCTTACGACAAGTGACTGGGATGAGTGCAGCTTCTGGTTAGCAACTCTGAAGCGAATGATCAAGACCAGGCAAAATGTGAGATAA
- the LOC110918195 gene encoding protein transport protein SEC31 homolog B isoform X1 has product MDTSACIKEVNRSASVAFAPDAPYIAAGTMAGAVDMSFSSSANLEIFQLDFQSDDRKLPLAGAIPSSEPFNRLSWGKSPVSGSEEFSLGLVAGGLVDGNIGIWNPRILISSEENEGALIQQLSRHRGPVRGLEFSSLSPNHLASGAEEGEICIWDIAKPAEPTHFPPLKGSASAKQGEISFLSWNRKVQPILASTSINGTTVVWDLRKQKPIISFSDSVRRRCSVLQWHPDFATQLIVASDDDSSPSLRIWDMRNTMSPLRELVGHDKGVVAMSWCPSDSSYLLTCAKDNRTICWDTNSAEIVSELPAGTNWNFDVHWYPKIPGIISASSFDGKIGIYNIEACARYGAGANYYGSAPLKAPKWYQRKAGVSFGFGGKLVSFHSTGSSGPSEVNVHDLVTEHNLVTTSSEFEDAMRSGDRSTLRLLCDKKSQESESEEEKETWGFLKVMFEDDGTARSKLLNHLGFTLPAEANEDVQELSQEISSLNFEEQETNKEAFIGGNQTPIDNGEDFFNNLPSPKCDTPVSTPGKNAEEYVPNFEESPKESDLHVGTNDPSFNDAVQRALVVGDYKGAVAQCIAADKMADALVIAQVGGASLWETTRDQYLKKNRSPYLKVVAAMVNNDLVSLVNTRPLKSWKETLALLCTFAQREEWTLLCDTLAARLVASGNTLAATLCYICAGNIDKTVEIWSKNVTGEHKGESYVDLLQDLMEKTVVLALATGQKRFSASLCKLVEKYAEILASQGLLTTAMEYLKLMGTEDLSPELVILRDRIALSSEPEKETTRSTDYVHTQPQMGAVYGTHQQTNSVEPSRNYYQDGSSYQQPSEPLYNTQYQQPQQPSLFVPTPAAHVPPAGFNPPPVTTQPAPKVFVPTTPPVMRNADQYQQPPTLGSQLYPSQGNANPVYQPGPPGPVSLGPVPSPMVATTGPKISHGVTPPVRGFMPVNNTGLQRPSSTQMQPSTPPPPSAPPAAPPTVQTADVSNVPAQQRGVIGTLTRLFNETSEALGGSNAAPAKRREIDDNSKKIGALFAKLNSGDISKNAAEKLVQLCQSLDRGDFATALKIQVDLTTSDWDECSFWLATLKRMIKTRQNVR; this is encoded by the exons ATGGATACATCCGCTTGCATAAAAGAGGTTAACAGATCGGCATCGGTCGCCTTCGCTCCCGATGCGCCGTACATCGCCGCCGGCACCATGGCCGGAGCCGTCGACATGTCGTTCAGCTCCTCCGCGAATCTCGAGATCTTCCAGCTTGATTTCCAATCCGACGATCGTAAACTTCCGTTAGCTGGCGCTATTCCTAGTTCCGAACCGTTTAATCGGTTATCCTGGGGGAAATCACCGGTGTCTGGTTCGGAAGAATTCTCACTCGGTCTCGTTGCCGGTGGTCTTGTTGATGGAAATATCGGTATCTGGAATCCAAGGATACTTATCAG TTCTGAAGAAAATGAAGGCGCTCTTATTCAACAACTATCAAGGCATAGAGGGCCT GTTCGTGGTCTTGAGTTTAGTAGTCTGTCACCAAACCATCTAGCTTCTGGTGCTGAAGAAGGGGAAATCTGTATATGGGATATCGCAAAACCAGCAGAACCTACACATTTTCCTCCCCTCAAG GGAAGTGCATCAGCTAAACAGGGTGAGATCTCTTTCTTATCGTGGAACAGGAAAGTTCAGCCCATATTGGCATCCACCTCTATTAATGGGACAACTG TGGTTTGGGACCTCAGGAAGCAAAAACCAATTATAAG TTTTTCAGATTCAGTTAGAAGACGATGCTCTGTTTTACAGTGGCATCCTGATTTTGCCACTCAGCTGATTGTTGCTTCAGATGATGATAGTTCACCTTCTTTGAGG ATATGGGATATGCGTAACACAATGTCACCACTGCGAGAGTTGGTAGGTCACGATAAAG GTGTCGTTGCTATGTCATGGTGTCCCAGTGACAGCTCGTATTTGCTTACATGTGCCAAAGATAACCGTACTATTTGCTGGGACACCAACTCTGCTGAG ATCGTATCTGAACTTCCAGCTGGCACCAACTGGAATTTTGACGTTCACTGGTATCCAAAGATACCAGGGATCATATCGGCTTCTTCTTTTGATGGGAAAATTGGCATTTATAATATTGAG GCTTGTGCACGATACGGTGCTGGTGCGAATTATTATGGTTCAG CACCATTAAAAGCCCCGAAATGGTATCAACGTAAAGCTGGAGTATCTTTTGGTTTTGGTGGAAAGCTTGTTTCTTTTCACTCAACTGGCTCTTCTGGACCATCAGAG GTTAATGTGCATGACTTGGTTACCGAGCACAATTTAGTGACTACTTCATCTGAATTTGAAGATGCAATGAGAAGTGGAGATAGATCTACGTTAAGGCTTCTTTGTGACAAAAAATCTCAAGAGTCTGA ATCTGAGGAGGAAAAAGAAACATGGGGATTTTTGAAAGTGATGTTTGAAGATGACGGGACCGCAAGATCGAAGCTTTTGAACCACCTTGGCTTTACATTACCCGCAGAAGCGAATGAGGATGTGCAAGAGTTATCTCAAGAAATAAGTTCTCTAAACTTCGAAGAACAAGAAACAAATAAAGAAGCATTTATCGGTGGCAACCAAACACCAATTGATAATGGCGAAGATTTCTTCAACAATCTTCCAAGTCCTAAATGTGATACACCCGTCTCAACTCCTGGCAAAAACGCTGAAGAATACGTTCCTAATTTCGAAGAATCACCTAAGGAAAGTGATTTACATGTGGGGACCAATGACCCTTCGTTTAACGATGCTGTACAACGCGCTTTGGTTGTTGGGGATTATAAGGGAGCTGTTGCACAGTGCATAGCTGCAGATAAGATGGCTGATGCTTTAGTTATCGCACAGGTTGGCGGTGCTTCCCTTTGGGAGACCACACGCGATCAATACCTAAAGAAGAATCGTTCTCCTTACCTTAAG GTTGTTGCTGCAATGGTAAATAATGACTTAGTTAGTCTGGTAAATACCAGGCCCCTGAAATCCTGGAAGGAAACACTAGCTCTTCTATGCACT TTTGCCCAAAGGGAGGAATGGACTTTACTTTGTGACACCCTTGCAGCTAGGCTTGTGGCTTCTGGTAATACACTAGCTGCAACTCTTTGTTACATATGTGCTGGCAACATTGATAAAACAGTTGAAATTTGGTCAAAGAACGTTACTGGTGAACACAAGGGTGAATCCTATGTTGACCTTCTTCAG gATTTAATGGAAAAGACGGTGGTTCTTGCTTTAGCAACTGGTCAGAAGAGATTCAGTGCTTCTTTATGCAAACTTGTTGAAAAATATGCTGAAATATTAGCAAGTCAAGGACTTTTGACCACAGCTATGGAATATTTGAAACTAATGGGCACTGAAGATTTATCCCCTGAACTTGTTATTTTAAGAGATCGTATCGCACTCTCATCTGAAccag AGAAAGAGACAACACGGTCTACAGATTATGTTCACACTCAACCACAAATGGGAGCTGTGTATGGTACACACCAGCAAACAAACTCTGTTGAACCTTCTAGAAACTATTATCAG GATGGGAGCTCTTACCAACAACCATCTGAACCTTTATACAATACTCAATATCAACAGCCGCAACAACCTTCTCTGTTTGTTCCAACTCCTGCAGCGCATGTTCCACCT gcgggatttaaTCCACCTCCAGTGACAACTCAGCCTGCACCGAAAGTCTTTGTTCCGACAACACCTCCTGTTATGAGAAACGCTGATCAATACCAGCAGCCTCCCACTTTGGGTTCCCAGTTATACCct TCTCAGGGGAATGCTAATCCTGTTTACCAACCTGGACCACCTGGGCCTGTTTCACTTGGGCCCGTTCCGTCTCCAATGGTTGCAACCACCGGGCCGAAGATATCACACGGTGTGACACCACCAGTCAGGGGGTTTATGCCCGTTAATAATACAGGATTACAAAGACCTTCCTCTACTCAAATGCAACCGTCTACTCCTCCACCGCCTTCCGCCCCTCCTGCCGCTCCTCCAACTGTACAGACAGCTGATGTGTCAAATGTACCTG CCCAGCAAAGGGGAGTTATTGGAACTCTGACAAGACTTTTCAATGAGACATCAGAAGCATTGGGAGGGTCAAACGCTGCGCCAGCTAAGCGGCGGGAAATCGATGATAACTCCAAGAAAATTGGTGCCTTGTTTGCGAAGCTAAATAGTGGTGATATATCAAAGAATGCTGCTGAAAAGCTTGTGCAGCTTTGTCAGTCGTTGGATCGTGGTGATTTTGCTACTGCTCTCAAAATTCAG gtGGATCTTACGACAAGTGACTGGGATGAGTGCAGCTTCTGGTTAGCAACTCTGAAGCGAATGATCAAGACCAGGCAAAATGTGAGATAA